From a region of the Neobacillus niacini genome:
- a CDS encoding serine dehydratase subunit alpha family protein, with protein MKKHKIEAILEKELVIALGCTEPVAIALAAATAKSYAKGQIEKITLKASGNIIKNAKSVGIPGMTSSGLDFSVALGVVSGDPTKQLELLDGLTFEDEQSALRLIEEGKVLSGQADTAKRLYIEVTLKTNQNTTKVVISDNHSNITLIEVDGKVVFQGGCEDIGTQSNEEELFTLTIDEIVEWVQMVDIHSLSLVKKSIELNKVIGQEGLQGDYGLKVGKTIKENVKKGILSDDIATAAMSLAAAGSDARMAGSTLPVMANTGSGNQGIAVTLPVVAVAEKLQVSEEKMIRAVALSHLITIHIKSKFGRLSALCGVTAAGMGASGAIVFLLDGHLDQIKAAIQNTIGNVSGMICDGAKAGCAMKVSTCSNVAVQSALLALNNQEIKSTDGFIHDDVEKSIESFCKLGNEGTRHTDELILKLMMEK; from the coding sequence ATGAAAAAGCATAAAATAGAAGCCATTCTCGAAAAAGAATTAGTCATTGCACTCGGCTGTACGGAACCAGTGGCGATTGCGTTGGCCGCAGCAACGGCAAAAAGCTATGCTAAAGGGCAAATTGAAAAGATAACTTTAAAAGCGAGTGGAAATATAATCAAGAATGCTAAGTCTGTTGGGATTCCGGGAATGACTTCTAGTGGGCTCGATTTCTCTGTTGCTCTTGGAGTTGTATCTGGGGATCCAACGAAACAACTGGAATTATTGGATGGACTAACTTTTGAAGATGAGCAATCCGCGTTAAGACTAATTGAAGAAGGTAAAGTATTATCCGGTCAAGCCGATACAGCAAAAAGACTTTATATTGAAGTGACCCTAAAAACTAATCAGAATACTACTAAAGTGGTTATTTCTGATAATCATAGCAATATTACGTTAATCGAAGTGGATGGTAAGGTTGTGTTTCAAGGTGGATGCGAGGATATCGGCACTCAGTCTAATGAAGAGGAATTATTCACGCTTACAATTGATGAAATTGTTGAATGGGTTCAAATGGTCGATATACACAGCTTATCTCTGGTAAAAAAGAGTATCGAACTAAATAAAGTAATTGGACAAGAAGGTCTTCAAGGAGATTATGGATTAAAAGTAGGGAAGACCATTAAGGAAAATGTAAAAAAGGGAATCCTCTCGGATGATATAGCCACTGCAGCGATGTCTTTAGCTGCCGCTGGATCGGATGCTAGAATGGCGGGTTCAACACTGCCGGTAATGGCGAACACTGGAAGTGGCAACCAAGGAATTGCCGTGACACTTCCAGTTGTGGCAGTCGCAGAGAAGCTGCAGGTTTCAGAGGAAAAGATGATTCGAGCAGTTGCTCTTAGCCATCTTATTACGATTCATATTAAATCAAAATTTGGTCGGCTTTCAGCATTATGTGGTGTAACCGCCGCAGGAATGGGTGCAAGTGGGGCAATAGTTTTTTTACTTGATGGTCATCTGGATCAAATTAAAGCGGCAATTCAGAACACCATTGGTAACGTTTCGGGAATGATTTGTGATGGTGCCAAGGCTGGATGTGCGATGAAAGTATCCACCTGTTCAAATGTAGCGGTACAATCAGCTCTGCTGGCACTTAACAATCAAGAAATTAAATCTACTGATGGATTTATCCATGATGACGTGGAGAAAAGTATTGAAAGCTTTTGTAAGTTGGGAAATGAAGGGACAAGGCATACAGACGAATTAATTTTAAAATTAATGATGGAAAAATAA
- a CDS encoding ABC transporter ATP-binding protein, translating into MSVSTVSRSNKKNRDGRRVLSFLRPYKKWVIADSVVIAISQVFSALIPTLALSWLVDTIIPNEDHSWLWGLMWLLIFSAIFDLVMMVIDEYFCHQTAKTVTNWQKLRLFSHLQVLPYSFYHNNSSGELLARVSDDPDTLHNFLAWEGSTFMASVQGVIIYSLVLLWIHPYLMIVSVVLGVIFYWTSNYVGARTRAASADARQEASRYLERLRESVTGIHLSRVMGVSENEVESVIAIRNSFVTHSIKELKARMQSVVVIASYNGFALGIVYLISTLLIWNDSLTSGQMLTAGGLVTIAANEMQRLLRNWLSVRRTGPALDRSDILLSHQPAEAEMIEGIRGERASGSIRLKDVTFAYPEKEENVLSGVTFDIQAGEKVALVGPSGSGKSTIVDLLFRFYETKNGRIEVDGRSITEWDTAWLRSQIAIVTQDVQLRSGSLADNLRIGKPDATDEELLKALHDSGLDELVDSLPEGLDTKVGERGSLLSGGQKQRLSLARAIIKDAPILILDEASSALDPITETKINESVLKTGKKQTILIISHRLSTVLSADKIIVLENGTIAEQGGHADLLENSNGVYARLFGREAEIGEESFSHSM; encoded by the coding sequence ATGAGTGTAAGCACTGTCTCTAGGTCAAATAAAAAAAACCGTGATGGCCGCAGAGTTCTGTCGTTTTTAAGGCCATATAAAAAGTGGGTCATTGCAGATTCAGTTGTTATCGCAATCAGCCAGGTTTTTTCAGCCCTAATTCCAACATTAGCCCTCAGCTGGCTTGTTGATACAATTATTCCAAATGAAGACCACTCCTGGCTGTGGGGGTTAATGTGGCTATTAATCTTTTCTGCTATTTTTGATTTAGTCATGATGGTCATTGATGAATATTTTTGCCATCAAACAGCCAAGACGGTAACCAATTGGCAAAAGCTGCGTCTGTTTAGTCATTTGCAGGTCCTGCCTTACTCTTTTTACCATAACAATTCATCTGGAGAACTGCTGGCCAGAGTCTCTGATGACCCTGATACGCTCCACAATTTTCTTGCCTGGGAAGGTTCCACCTTTATGGCAAGCGTTCAAGGGGTTATCATTTATAGTCTGGTACTGCTTTGGATTCATCCTTATCTGATGATTGTCAGTGTTGTTCTAGGTGTGATCTTTTATTGGACGTCTAATTACGTCGGGGCTAGGACTAGAGCAGCCTCCGCTGATGCCAGACAAGAGGCTTCCAGGTATCTTGAAAGACTGAGAGAATCAGTTACAGGAATTCATTTATCACGGGTTATGGGAGTTTCTGAAAATGAAGTAGAAAGTGTTATTGCCATCCGAAACTCTTTCGTTACCCACTCAATTAAGGAATTAAAGGCAAGAATGCAATCAGTAGTGGTGATCGCCAGCTATAATGGGTTTGCATTAGGTATCGTTTATTTAATTAGTACATTATTAATTTGGAACGATAGTTTGACCAGCGGACAAATGCTAACCGCCGGTGGATTAGTTACCATTGCAGCCAATGAAATGCAGCGATTGCTCCGAAACTGGCTTTCTGTTAGAAGAACAGGACCTGCACTTGACCGCTCAGACATTCTTCTTTCCCATCAGCCAGCGGAAGCTGAAATGATAGAAGGTATTCGAGGGGAAAGAGCGAGCGGCAGTATTAGACTGAAAGATGTAACGTTCGCTTATCCAGAAAAAGAAGAAAACGTGCTATCAGGTGTTACTTTTGATATTCAAGCTGGTGAAAAAGTGGCTTTGGTTGGACCAAGCGGTTCAGGAAAATCTACCATCGTTGATTTGCTATTTAGGTTTTATGAAACGAAAAATGGTCGGATTGAAGTAGATGGAAGAAGTATTACGGAATGGGATACAGCGTGGCTGCGGTCACAAATTGCCATCGTGACCCAGGATGTTCAATTACGGAGCGGTTCCTTGGCGGATAATTTAAGAATTGGGAAGCCGGATGCAACGGATGAAGAATTACTAAAAGCCTTGCATGACAGCGGTTTGGATGAACTAGTGGATAGTCTGCCTGAAGGTTTGGATACAAAGGTCGGTGAACGAGGAAGCCTTCTTTCTGGAGGACAGAAGCAGCGCTTATCTCTGGCTAGAGCCATTATTAAAGATGCGCCAATCTTAATTCTTGATGAAGCAAGTTCTGCTCTCGATCCGATTACGGAAACGAAGATAAATGAGTCTGTATTAAAAACCGGTAAGAAACAAACGATTCTCATTATTTCTCATCGTCTATCTACAGTTCTCTCAGCAGATAAGATTATTGTTCTAGAAAATGGTACGATAGCAGAACAAGGTGGACACGCAGATTTGCTTGAAAATAGTAATGGTGTCTATGCTAGACTTTTTGGAAGAGAAGCAGAAATCGGTGAAGAATCATTTAGCCATTCAATGTAA
- a CDS encoding ABC transporter ATP-binding protein, whose amino-acid sequence MNILKTTLDHFKPYWRKLLLALTFSLIGGAFTILPPILAGKLVDEVIGARETTFLLWIVGGVLVAFLGKSLFETLQEYVQVKIGLDVITDMQIRAFKKLHRTPMSFFTTTPRGDMLYRLTHDVESVQNLNNTVVPRILQQVIGAIAAFTAVFALYWPAAIVMFAVFAIYIFPSFKLGKTMRKMSAVQRDMSADMYQHLQESIESTRLVRTFQTQKKEIETQQKKQTAWKNYSIRAALIGKVNWRLGNLFNIATPGVVMLIGGFSIWKGNLTIGTLIACLNFIPIMFLPVRSLAENALTIQQAIPALQRIYEYFDLPEEHDEKLPAFGVVEGNINLNNIWFTYPESDKKILKGVSLTMEQGNHIGIVGTSGGGKSTLIQILLGLYEPEKGSVLIDGKNLFDYNRNSFRQQVGVVSQETFLLNSTLRNNLLYGKKDATQEELDRAVEAAGLTELIQSLEDKYETVVGERGLKLSGGQRQRVALARAILRQPPVLIFDEATSSLDGETEEKVQEALEQLIPGRTTITIAHRLITVRNADKILLLDQGMVAEEGTHEELLALRGQYYELYKAQYSELEKEMIG is encoded by the coding sequence ATGAATATATTAAAAACTACATTGGATCATTTTAAACCATATTGGAGAAAATTGCTGCTCGCTCTTACTTTTTCATTAATTGGCGGAGCATTTACAATCTTGCCTCCTATACTCGCAGGTAAATTAGTGGATGAAGTAATTGGGGCGAGAGAGACGACTTTTTTGCTATGGATTGTTGGCGGTGTTCTAGTCGCTTTCCTAGGGAAGTCATTGTTTGAAACCTTGCAGGAGTATGTGCAGGTTAAAATCGGCCTCGATGTAATCACTGACATGCAGATTCGGGCCTTTAAAAAGCTGCATCGGACACCGATGTCCTTTTTTACAACGACACCAAGAGGCGATATGCTATACCGCTTAACCCATGATGTCGAGTCCGTTCAAAACTTGAATAATACAGTTGTCCCACGTATTTTACAACAAGTTATCGGTGCTATTGCTGCATTTACAGCAGTATTTGCTTTGTATTGGCCAGCTGCCATCGTAATGTTTGCGGTATTCGCTATTTACATATTTCCTTCATTTAAGCTGGGCAAAACGATGAGGAAAATGAGCGCTGTACAAAGAGATATGAGCGCAGATATGTATCAGCACCTGCAAGAAAGCATTGAAAGTACCAGACTTGTAAGGACGTTTCAGACACAAAAAAAGGAAATTGAAACGCAGCAGAAAAAACAGACAGCATGGAAAAACTACTCAATTCGCGCCGCGTTGATCGGAAAGGTCAATTGGCGATTAGGGAATTTATTTAATATAGCAACTCCCGGAGTTGTCATGTTAATCGGAGGCTTTTCCATTTGGAAAGGTAATCTTACGATTGGAACCTTGATTGCCTGCCTTAACTTTATTCCCATCATGTTTTTGCCAGTAAGATCGTTGGCTGAAAATGCTTTAACAATTCAACAGGCTATTCCTGCTCTGCAGAGAATCTATGAATATTTTGATTTACCAGAAGAACATGATGAAAAGTTACCCGCGTTTGGAGTGGTAGAAGGAAATATAAACTTAAATAACATTTGGTTCACTTATCCTGAAAGTGATAAAAAAATCCTAAAAGGTGTTTCTCTCACAATGGAACAAGGGAATCACATTGGTATTGTGGGTACTAGCGGAGGCGGGAAGAGTACTCTTATACAAATTCTTCTTGGCTTATATGAACCTGAAAAAGGCTCGGTTCTTATAGATGGAAAGAATCTCTTTGACTACAACCGAAATAGTTTTAGGCAGCAGGTGGGCGTTGTTTCTCAGGAAACATTTCTCTTAAACAGTACGCTGCGCAATAATCTTTTATATGGAAAAAAGGATGCAACCCAAGAAGAACTAGATAGAGCAGTGGAAGCTGCTGGGTTAACTGAGTTAATACAATCCTTGGAAGACAAGTACGAAACGGTGGTCGGCGAACGAGGGTTAAAGCTATCCGGTGGACAAAGGCAAAGAGTAGCACTTGCAAGAGCGATTTTACGCCAGCCGCCAGTTTTAATTTTCGATGAAGCGACATCCTCCTTAGATGGTGAAACGGAAGAAAAGGTTCAGGAGGCGCTTGAACAATTAATTCCAGGCAGGACGACAATCACTATCGCACACCGGCTTATCACTGTCAGGAATGCAGATAAAATTCTCCTTTTAGACCAGGGTATGGTTGCAGAAGAAGGAACACATGAAGAACTGTTGGCATTACGAGGACAGTACTATGAATTATACAAAGCACAATACAGTGAGTTGGAGAAGGAGATGATTGGATGA